In the Gasterosteus aculeatus chromosome X, fGasAcu3.hap1.1, whole genome shotgun sequence genome, one interval contains:
- the kti12 gene encoding protein KTI12 homolog, with the protein MPLIVLCGYPCSGKTQRAEELKVCFERRTDRKVHIVGDAALGVEKNTVYADSQKEKNVRASLKAEVERKVNKDDIVIFDSLNYIKGYRYELFCLIKHTQTPHCLVYCLTSGEISSTWNASRDAAERYNQDIFDALVLRFEAPDSRNRWDSPLFTILKDDALPYEDISDALFKRKAPPPNQSTQSQPLSSVNFLHELDKITQDVLLAIFNSLKTSVPGDLITVPGATEKVELTRPINMAELRKLRRQFISYTKTHPTENSGHISNMFVQYLNKSLQ; encoded by the exons ATGCCTCTTATAGTTTTGTGCGGTTACCCCTGCAGCGGCAAAACACAAAGGGCCGAAGAACTGAAGGTGTGTTTTGAACGCCGCACCGACCGAAAGGTTCACATTGTAGGAGACGCAGCGCTGGGcgttgagaaaaacactgtttacgCAG attcacaaaaggaaaaaaacgtcCGAGCATCGCTGAAAGCTGAAGTGGAAAG gaAAGTCAACAAGGATGACATTGTCATTTTTGATTCATTAAATTACATAAAAg GCTACCGCTACGAACTGTTCTGTCTCATCAAACATACGCAGACACCACACTGCCTG GTATACTGTTTAACGTCGGGTGAAATTAGCTCAACGTGGAACGCAAGCAGAGATGCGGCTGAGCGGTACAACCAGGACAT ctttgacGCATTGGTGCTGAGATTTGAAGCTCCAGACTCCAGAAACCGATGGGACAGTCCCCTCTTCACCATCCTGAAAGACGACGCGCTTCCATATGAGGACATTTCTGACGCACTTTTCAAAAGGAAGGCCCCGCCCCCTAACCAGTCTACACAGAGT caaCCACTGTCATCTGTGAACTTCTTGCACGAGTTGGACAAGATCACACAAGATGTGTTATTG gCAATTTTTAACTCACTGAAGACGAGCGTTCCAGGCGATCTCATCACAGTACCCGGAGCCACCGAAAAG GTCGAGCTCACCAGGCCCATCAACATGGCAGAGCTGAGGAAATTACGCCGACAGTTCATCAGCTACACCAAGACACACCCAACGGAGAACAGCGGACACATTTCCAACATGTTTGTGCAGTATTTAAATAAGAGTCTTCAATGA